The genomic stretch CAGCGCGTCAGTCCCGTATGACCTCACCACCGGGCGCGACAATGGTGCATGACCACCGAGCTGCCTGTCCGCTTTATCCACGCCCCGGATCTGGGCCGCCCCGCCGGGTACTCCCACGCGGCCGAGGTCAGGGGCGGACGTACCGTGTACATCTCCGGGCAGATCGCGCTGGACAACCATGGGAACGTGGTCGGCGCAGATGACTTCGAGGCGCAGGCACGGCAGGTGTTCCGGAACCTGGGGCACGTACTTGCGGCGGCAGGCCTGGACTTCGGCGCGGTCGTGAAGCTGACCATCTTCCTGACGGACATGCAGGACATTGCCGCGTTTCGCCGGGTGCGCGACGAGTTCGTGAACACGGCCGCGCCGCCCGCGAGCAGCGCCGTGCAGGTCGCGGGCCTCGTGCGTCCGGAATTGTGGGTCGAGGTCGAGGCCATCGCCGTGGGCCCGTGAACGGGCGGTATGCTGGACGCAGTGCGGGGGCGACTGGCGCTGAACGTGGGCTGACCACGGGGGAGCCTCCGGAATCTTCTTCGTGATCGCGCGCCTGGGTCGGACACTGCTTCCTGTGTGGAGCGGGCGTCCGCTGCACCGGAGGACACACATGGCGAGACGGGCACTCATTTCCGTGAGCGACAAGACCGGCGTGATCGAGTTCGCGCGGCAACTCGAACAGCGCGGCTGGGAGATCCTCAGCACCGGCGGCACCTACGCCTCGATCACCGGCGCGGGTGTGGCGGCGCGGCAGGTGAGCGACGTGACCGGCTTCCCCGAGATGCTGGACGGCCGCGTGAAGACGCTGCACCCGGCGGTTCACGGCGGCATCCTGGCCCGGCGGGACGACGACCACCTGGGGCAGCTCGACCAGCACGGGATCGGCACGATCGATCTGGTGTGCGTGAACCTCTACCCCTTCCGCGAGACGGTCGCGCGGGGGGCGCCGTTTGACGAGGTCGTCGAGAACATCGACATCGGCGGCCCGGCCATGATCCGCTCGGCAGCGAAGAACCACAGCGGCGTGCTGGTGCTCGTCGATCCCGCCGACTACCCGCTGGCCCTGCAGGACGAGGTCGCCCCGGCCGACCGGCAGCGGCTGGCGGCCAAGGCGTACCGCCACACCAGCGAATACGACGCGGCCATCACGGCGTATCTGGAGGGCGCGTCTGATGAGCTGCCGACCACGCTGCCCCAGACCCTGACGCTGAATCTGGACAAGGCCGCCGAGGTGCGCTACGGCGAGAACCCGCACCAGCCGGGCGCGATCTACCGCCTGGGGAGTGCCAGCGGGCCGGTCATCGATGCGCGGGTGGTGGCGGGCAAGCCCATGAGCTTCAACAACTTCACCGACGCCGACGCCGCGTGGACGCTGTGCCAGGAACTGTCGGCACAGGAGGCGGCGGTGCCGGAGCACGCGGCGGTGTGCGTGGCCGTCAAGCACGCCAACCCCTGCGGCGTGGCGCTGGCCGCCGACGTGAAGACCGCGTGGGAACGCGCCCGCGACGCCGACACCCTGAGCGTGTTCGGCGGCGTGGTCGCCGTGAACCGGCCTGTCGATCTGGCCGCGGCGCAGAGCATGCGCGGCACCTTCCTGGAAGTGCTGATCGCCCCGGACGTGAGCACCGAGGCCATCGCGTGGTTCGCGGAAAAGAAGCCGGATCTGCGCGTGCTGATCGCCGGGCCGCAGCAGCATGTGAGCGTGCTCGACGTCCGCCCCCTGACCGGCGGCTTCGCCGTACAGGAGAAGGATTCCCGGCCGTGGGACGACCTGTGCCCCGAGACCGTCACCACCCGCGAGCCGACCGAGCAGGAGTGGCTGGATCTCCGCTTCGCGTGGGCGACGGTCAAGCACGCCCGCAGCAACGCCGTGGTGATCGCGAAACGTGGCGTGACCGTGGGCCTGGGCGCGGGCGCGGTCTCGCGCATCTGGGCCGCGGAACGCGCCGTGGCGAACGCGGGCGAGAGCGCGCAGGGGGCAGTGCTGGCCAGTGAAGCCTTCTTCCCCTTCGACGACGTGGTGCGTCTCGCCGCCCGCTCAGGCGTGACGGCCATCCTGCAACCCGGCGGGGCCAAGCGCGACCCCGAAGTGATCGCCGCGTGCAACGAGCTGGGCATCAGCATGGTGTTCACGGGCTCGCGGCACTTCAAGCACTGATGCAGAGGGCAGACGGCGGACTTGCAAAGCCGCGAAGCGGAGGGAAGAGTGCAGAACCGCACAGTCTGACCGGCAAGCACCTGGCCGAGGACGTCATGGCAGGCGTCCGGGCCGCGCTGGGCGAATGGGAGGCGGCCGAGGCGTTCCGGCCACATCTGGTCAGTGTGCTGGCCTCGGCTGATCCGGCGTCGGCGGTGTATGTGGAGGCCAAGGCTCGGCGGGCCCGCAAGCTGGGCGTGGCCTTCAGCGTGCGTAACCTGGGCGCGGCGGCCACACAGGACGACCTGCACGCTGCGCTGGACGGGCTGTCGCGGGACGATTCGGTACACGGCATCATGCTGGAACTGCCGCTGGCCCCCGGCCTGGATGCCGACGAGGCCCTGCTGCACGTCGCCCACCGCAAGGACGTGGAGGGCCTGACGCCCGGCAACCTCGCGCTGATCGCGGCGGGGCGGGAGCCGGAGGCGCTGCTGCCGCCCACGCCACGGAGCGTGCGGTTCCTGCTGCGCTCGGTGCTGGGCGACGACCTGCGCGGGCGGCGGGTGGCCGTGGTCGGGCCGGGGCGCACGGTGGGCCGGCCTCTGACCTTCATGCTGAACAACCGGGGGGTGACCGTGACCGTGTGCAACGAGCACACCCGCGACCTGGGCAGCGTGCTGGCCGGGGTGGACGCCGTGGTCGTCGCCGTCGGCCGGGCGGGTCTGCTGCGGCCGGAGCACGTGCAGCCGCACCATGTCGTCATCGACGCCGGGATCA from Deinococcus sp. AB2017081 encodes the following:
- a CDS encoding bifunctional 5,10-methylenetetrahydrofolate dehydrogenase/5,10-methenyltetrahydrofolate cyclohydrolase, whose protein sequence is MQRADGGLAKPRSGGKSAEPHSLTGKHLAEDVMAGVRAALGEWEAAEAFRPHLVSVLASADPASAVYVEAKARRARKLGVAFSVRNLGAAATQDDLHAALDGLSRDDSVHGIMLELPLAPGLDADEALLHVAHRKDVEGLTPGNLALIAAGREPEALLPPTPRSVRFLLRSVLGDDLRGRRVAVVGPGRTVGRPLTFMLNNRGVTVTVCNEHTRDLGSVLAGVDAVVVAVGRAGLLRPEHVQPHHVVIDAGINVKEGSGVEGDAAPGLPVRAQSPVPGGVGPLTSALMYQNLVRAVRLQRGEPVE
- the purH gene encoding bifunctional phosphoribosylaminoimidazolecarboxamide formyltransferase/IMP cyclohydrolase, yielding MARRALISVSDKTGVIEFARQLEQRGWEILSTGGTYASITGAGVAARQVSDVTGFPEMLDGRVKTLHPAVHGGILARRDDDHLGQLDQHGIGTIDLVCVNLYPFRETVARGAPFDEVVENIDIGGPAMIRSAAKNHSGVLVLVDPADYPLALQDEVAPADRQRLAAKAYRHTSEYDAAITAYLEGASDELPTTLPQTLTLNLDKAAEVRYGENPHQPGAIYRLGSASGPVIDARVVAGKPMSFNNFTDADAAWTLCQELSAQEAAVPEHAAVCVAVKHANPCGVALAADVKTAWERARDADTLSVFGGVVAVNRPVDLAAAQSMRGTFLEVLIAPDVSTEAIAWFAEKKPDLRVLIAGPQQHVSVLDVRPLTGGFAVQEKDSRPWDDLCPETVTTREPTEQEWLDLRFAWATVKHARSNAVVIAKRGVTVGLGAGAVSRIWAAERAVANAGESAQGAVLASEAFFPFDDVVRLAARSGVTAILQPGGAKRDPEVIAACNELGISMVFTGSRHFKH
- a CDS encoding RidA family protein — translated: MTTELPVRFIHAPDLGRPAGYSHAAEVRGGRTVYISGQIALDNHGNVVGADDFEAQARQVFRNLGHVLAAAGLDFGAVVKLTIFLTDMQDIAAFRRVRDEFVNTAAPPASSAVQVAGLVRPELWVEVEAIAVGP